CCGTGACACGCTTCGACAAAACCTGCGTGATCGCCGCCGTCAGTGTCGTCTTACCATGATCCACGTGACCAATCGTACCGACGTTCACGTGCGGCTTCGTTCGCTGAAATGTCTCCTTCGCCATGACTTTGTCCGCGCTTCGTGTTAGTGGAATTTCGCTTTTGACTCCGACGGTGTCGCCCGAGCCTGAAATCTGTTAGGAAATACGTTCTCCGAGTGAGCCGCCTATCGGATTTGAACCGATGACCCCTTCCTTACCATGGAAGTGCTCTACCACTGAGCTAAGGCGGCGATCCGATAACGGACCTGCCGCAGCAAACCGGGAACCGGTACGTCGACCAGGCGCTCCATGGTACTTTTGCGGCATCTCCGAGAGCGGGAGACGGGATTCGAACCCGCGACCCTCAGCTTGGAAGGCTGATGCTCTACCAACTGAGCTACTCCCGCTACTATTAAGTCAATCAACCTTCAGTGGGCAGGGGAGGATTCGAACCTCCGTACCCGTACGGGACCAGATTTACAGTCTGGCGCCTTTAACCACTCGGCCACCTGCCCCAGTCCGCAATGCCGAATCCCAGTCCGGCAGAGCTGGCGGAGGGACTCGAACCCCCAACCTGCTCATTACAAGTGAGCTGCTCTACCAGTTGAGCTACGCCAGCAGCGTCGAACCGTGTACTACGTCCAAGATTGTGAAGTTACTGATTCGCGGAGACGCGTGTCAAGAAACGCAATTTATGATTCGGTGAAGTATCGACGGACCCCATCAACCCACAACCGCGTCAACGCGCCCCCCGCCGTCTTCCCCATCGCCGTTCCGTTTGATGTTCAATCGGTACCGGATTACCTGCGCGACAATGAATATTACGATCGCGATCCCGATTGCCTGACCGTACTGGCGGATCCAGACGCTGACAACCTGCCAGTTCTCTCCCACCTTGAAACCAAGGAAAGCAATAAGGCATGTCCATACGGCCGAACTGACCGTAGACCACAGTATCGTTTTCCAGACGCTCATGTTGGCCATTCCAACCGTGATTGATATCACCGATCGCAGCCCGCTGAGGAATCGGTTGGCTGCGATCACCCCGTAGCCCCACATCCGAAGCCACTCCTGGGCACGCCGCACTCTGCGCTTGGGAATCCATTTCAGACGGTCGGGATCCATCACGGCGCCGCCGATCATGTGGCCGAACGCATACATCGTCATGAAGCCCAGCGCGCCTCCCAGCGTGGCGAGGCCGATGACGATCCCGATGTTCAGGGAACCCGTGCCGGCCAGATAGCCTCCGAGTACGACGATCATATCACCGGGGACGGGAGGCAGGACGTTCTCGCCGTACGCGATAACCAGAATAGCCACGTAGACAGCCAGCGGCGACAGCGTCTGGATCCACTCGAAGACCTCCAGGAAAAACTCTCCCATAAGGTGTGATCACCCCCCTCCCTGCTCCTCTGCCAGGAGACAAACCGCGTGCGCGGCAATCCCCAGACCCTCACCAACAAATCCCATCCCTTCCGACGTGGTGGCCTTGACCGAAACCTGCGACACCTGAATCGCCAGAAGATCAGCAATGATTGAGCGCATACTCCCTGCATGTGGTTCTATGCGCGGCTTCTCCGCAATGATCGTGACGTCGATGTTGGATAGGCGATAGCCGGCGGCGCCAATCATTCGACCCGCCTCCGCAAGAAACATGCGACTATCGGCGTCCTTCCATCTCGCGTCCGAGTCCGGGAAATGCCGACCGATGTCACCGAGCGCCGCCGCTCCAAGGAGTGCGTCTGTAATCGCGTGCAAAACCACGTCCGCATCTGAATGTCCTTGCAGCCCAAAGGGATATTCGATTTCGACGCCCCCTAGAACGAGGCGGCGGCCTTCAACCAGTCTGTGAACGTCGTATCCGTAGCCCACTCTCATGATCGATTCTCCGCCGACCACGATTCCCAGATCCGCTCCGCGCGGCGCCAGTCACCGGCGGTCGTAATTTTGAAATTCTCGGTAGAGCCGTGAACCATGTAAACGTTGTGGCCCGCCATCTGTGCCACCTCGACGTCGTCCGTTGCCTCCAGACCTTGCTTCGCGGCGGCGTCGTGCGCACTGACCAGTACAGTCCGGGCGAATCCCTGCGGAGTCTGCACCCGGAAGACGCCCGCTCGGGAAACGGTTGGTCCGAAGAACTCGCCGGCTGCGGATCGTAAGGTGTCGACCACCGGAACCGCTACAGACGCGGCACCATGGGCTCTGGCGGCCTCGACAACGTCGGTGATCTCTTGCCTGGACACGAACGGACGTACGGCATCGTGTACCAGAATGAGCTCGCACGTCGGGTGCACGGACTGAAGTCCGAGACGAACAGACTCCTGCCGCGTCCTTCCTCCGGCTACGATATCGCTCATCTTCTGCAGATCGAACGGGGCAAGTTCTTGCTTCAGGTCGGCGATGCGGTCGGGTGGTGCCACTACGAGCAACCGAGATATGTACGGGTGGCGGTCGAACGCCCGTAATGTCTGCACGAGGAGAGGTGCGTTGCCGAGGGAGCGGAACTGCTTGGGAGGACCTCCAAGGCGGCGTCCTTCTCCAGCCGCGGGAACGAGAACGGTCACATCCGGCACTCCGGCAGCGTCGTTGTTCATGAGTCCCGTCCGGTCGGCGTTTTTGGCAGATCCCGGTCCCCTAGATGATGAACATCGCGTCGCCGAAGGAGAACAGGCGATATTTCTTCTTCATCGCCTCGCGATACGCCTCCATAACGAAGTCGTAGCCACCGAAAGCCGACACCAGCATTAGGAGCGTGCTGCGCGGACGATGGAAATTCGTGATCAGCCTCTCCGTGATCCTGAACTCGTAGTGCGGATAGATGAATTTGTCCGTCCATCCGATATTCGCCTTCAGGGCGTTCGATGCGGAGAGGCTCGACTCGATCGCGCGCACGACAGTGGTGCCCACCGCGGTTACCTTTCGATCCGGCGCCGATAGGGCCTCGTTTACGACATCAGCTGTTTCAGGCGGGACGTGATAGAATTCGGAATCCATTCGGTGCTTCGTCAGGTCCTCGACCTCGACCGGTCTGAATGTGCCGAGGCCGACGTGGAGCGTGACCGGGACGATGTGCACGCCCTTCTTCTCCAGTTTCTTGACCAGCCCGGGCGTGAAATGCAGGCCGGCCGTCGGAGCAGCGACCGCACCACGTTCCTCCGCAAACATGGTCTGGTAGCGGTCACGGTCTTCAGACTCCACCTTCCGTTTTACGTACGGAGGAATGGGCGTCTCACCGATCTCATCGATCTTCGAGTACAACTCCTCGTT
The window above is part of the Rhodothermales bacterium genome. Proteins encoded here:
- a CDS encoding 2-C-methyl-D-erythritol 2,4-cyclodiphosphate synthase; amino-acid sequence: MRVGYGYDVHRLVEGRRLVLGGVEIEYPFGLQGHSDADVVLHAITDALLGAAALGDIGRHFPDSDARWKDADSRMFLAEAGRMIGAAGYRLSNIDVTIIAEKPRIEPHAGSMRSIIADLLAIQVSQVSVKATTSEGMGFVGEGLGIAAHAVCLLAEEQGGG
- the tuf gene encoding elongation factor Tu (EF-Tu; promotes GTP-dependent binding of aminoacyl-tRNA to the A-site of ribosomes during protein biosynthesis; when the tRNA anticodon matches the mRNA codon, GTP hydrolysis results; the inactive EF-Tu-GDP leaves the ribosome and release of GDP is promoted by elongation factor Ts; many prokaryotes have two copies of the gene encoding EF-Tu) encodes the protein MAKETFQRTKPHVNVGTIGHVDHGKTTLTAAITQVLSKRVT
- the queA gene encoding tRNA preQ1(34) S-adenosylmethionine ribosyltransferase-isomerase QueA; translated protein: MKLSNFLFDFPKSLVAKYPAEPRDSSKVMVLDREKRTIEHKSFSSITDYFNAGDVLIVNNTKVFPARLYGNKEKTGARIEVFLLRELNPESRLWDVIVDPARKIRIGNKLYFENGLVAEVIDNTTSRGRTIRFVFEGENEELYSKIDEIGETPIPPYVKRKVESEDRDRYQTMFAEERGAVAAPTAGLHFTPGLVKKLEKKGVHIVPVTLHVGLGTFRPVEVEDLTKHRMDSEFYHVPPETADVVNEALSAPDRKVTAVGTTVVRAIESSLSASNALKANIGWTDKFIYPHYEFRITERLITNFHRPRSTLLMLVSAFGGYDFVMEAYREAMKKKYRLFSFGDAMFII
- a CDS encoding DedA family protein translates to MGEFFLEVFEWIQTLSPLAVYVAILVIAYGENVLPPVPGDMIVVLGGYLAGTGSLNIGIVIGLATLGGALGFMTMYAFGHMIGGAVMDPDRLKWIPKRRVRRAQEWLRMWGYGVIAANRFLSGLRSVISITVGMANMSVWKTILWSTVSSAVWTCLIAFLGFKVGENWQVVSVWIRQYGQAIGIAIVIFIVAQVIRYRLNIKRNGDGEDGGGRVDAVVG
- the ispD gene encoding 2-C-methyl-D-erythritol 4-phosphate cytidylyltransferase — encoded protein: MNNDAAGVPDVTVLVPAAGEGRRLGGPPKQFRSLGNAPLLVQTLRAFDRHPYISRLLVVAPPDRIADLKQELAPFDLQKMSDIVAGGRTRQESVRLGLQSVHPTCELILVHDAVRPFVSRQEITDVVEAARAHGAASVAVPVVDTLRSAAGEFFGPTVSRAGVFRVQTPQGFARTVLVSAHDAAAKQGLEATDDVEVAQMAGHNVYMVHGSTENFKITTAGDWRRAERIWESWSAENRS